A segment of the Aureliella helgolandensis genome:
TACTTCTTAAGTAGCAAATTTAAGTCGCAACATTGTTCGATGGATAGCGATTCCAACTGCTTGGAATGTTCGCAAACGCTGTCCTACTATTCCCGAAGCGATCATTTGCAAAGAAACGCACAGGGAACTCAATTCACCGTAGTACCACAACTTCGGTGCATGAATTCGTAAGTTGGGGAATGGCACTGCTGGGCTCGGCGCGCCGTCGCGTGGCGGATTACCACTCTCCACGCCGCTGCGACACGCCTAGCGGTGGAGAACCGGGCACCAGTGTTTGCGACAACTGAAATCAGCAATCATCACGCTACGGGCAGGCACGAGGCACACGCTTTCTGCGCACCTTGCCCATGGCCCGCAGGGGGCTGGGAACACAACTTGGCCGCTGGGTGATGCAATAAGAAGTTCTCCTGATAGAGTTCCGCTGCGAATCAGGAATCGTGATATTTTGCACGCTCGCGGGTTCCCGCAATTGAAGCGTCATCATTCATCGACAATCCACTCCCTTCCGATAACTCACTGTAGACACCAGTTGACGAACTCCAAGCCCACCCGGGGCCTACACAATTGGCAACGTATCTGTTGTGCTGAATTCGACAGTCCCAGAACTGTAGAAAACAGTGCATGGAACGCTGAGTCAACAAAGCGTCTCCCTAGGAAAAGGAACCTCAGCCCAATTGCAAGGCTGGCGGTACCCACCCAGTCGAATTGGGAATTGGGCGCCGCCTGAAACTCCGATTCCTACGAATGGGTCGTCCACTATCCAGGGACACCACCCCTAGCACCTATACAATGAGAATGAGTCTGTGGCGAGCTTCCTCAAGCCTGCCCCAGACTTCTGAATCTCCAGGGTATTCCGGCAACTGTTTTCACTATGTGCAAAACACACAGTGGATGGGGCAACCAGTTCGCCGGATACCCTTTTTTCATGCGCTTCGCGCTTACGGGCTGCATCCCTCGCTTTAGCCCCATGGTGCGTCCCCCCGGTTCGGGAGCCCGCAAAAGCCCGTGGACTGCGTTCATCGTTAAGCCATAACGTGCATACTGGGTATTAGCAGCGATGCGGCGTGCTAACATACTCGCATTCTTTTTTGCTGGTGCCATTGGTATTCGACGGTAGGGAGCAGTGCGTGTGAATGAGGCCGTTAAGACAGCTTTCTTCGAAAGATGCTTCAGGGCGAGCGCGGACGGTATCGTGCTGGTGCTGTATGCCGAAGAATTGCGCATTGTCTCCGCGAATCCAGCGGCCTGCCGATTTTTAGACTGGGAAAATCATCCCTGCTTTCTAGCTCAACAGTCGCCGAGTGAACTTTTTCGAAGGTTGGGAGTGGACCCGCGCTTAGTCGAATCCAAACTTGCCGAGAGTTTCGATCCTCCGAATCCCGATTCACCACAAAATTTTGAATACACGATCCGCACGGAAACGATGGACATCGATTTGGTAGTTGGTGGCTTCGGGCAAGAGTTCAGCGCTGTGCTGCATTTCCGCCCCAACACCCAGCAAGCTTACTGGGCACGCTTGCAAACGGCCTCTCGGTCGGCCGCCATCGCGTATTGGAGCTCTTCGTTCATCCACGAGATTAGCCAGCCTATCCATGTGGTACAGAACATGTCCGATATCCTCGAATTGCATCAGGATAATGGAACTCTAACCTCCAGCCCTGCCAGAAACAGTCTGGCGATAATGCAGGTTGCGTCCCAAAGTGCTTCCAACTGTATTGCCGACCTAAAACGACAGCTAATCGAGTGGGAATCCCAGCAGCAAAAAGTGGACCTCTGCGACATTGTGAAACAGACACTCGTCGCTGCGGAAGCGAGTCTCTCCCCCACGCTCAGAATTCAAACAGGATATTGCTCGCAGTCGGTCGTAGTAACCTGCGATGCGTTGCAGCTACAGGTTGTACTGGTGAACCTACTGTCCGTTTGCATGCATGCGTTTACCAGTTTGCGGGATCGCGGAGCAGCCAGGGATGCAGCGGTTCTGCCGCTCGTCTCTCTCGACGTTAAAGTTGACGGGCAACACGGTCAGATCGAGATCTCGAGTGACTCTCCCATTCTCCTGCCTCCTCCCATTCTGAGTGCATCTCCGGCGGAGCTTCTCCCAAGCAGTACTTGGGGCTCCTGTCTGTCGATTGTCCATGCGAATGGCGGAGAACTCGTGCAGCGCGCTTGTCCGGTGGAGAACGGGCAAGACGCCGAGTATGTCTTCGGCTTCGCTATTCGGTTCCCCCTCAGCACTCGGCCCATCGACGACTTCAAAATCCGCCGAATGGTTCGCAAGATTTGGGACACGGAATAGCCCCGCGGATCCCCCGCGGCCCAATCCCTCGCTTCCGTCCTTCTGTGATAGCGTCTGTCGAGTAGCGTTGCACTTTGCTTGAAGGCACCGCGTGGAAGCGGCATTAGCGTGATTGCCCCTGCTGCAATGGCGCAGTATAAAATTGGATGCACTAGGCCCACACAGCGGCTATTTCCAATCCAATCGGTCGCTCGCCACGGGCCGATTCCAAGCAAACGGCTTCCAAGCGGACCGCCCATTCAGGCTTTCTCGCCTTATGTTATTTGCCGTTTGGGCATTGGTGCGACCGCGCCGTGACGCGTCCTTCCCGCTCCCCATCAACCGAAGAACTCGACAACCCGCCTGCCCGTCCCACCTTCCTTCCAAGCTCCAGTGGATGCAAATGCGTCGCGATGCTTGGAAGAGTTGCACGTCGTAGGATGCTGCCCAGAGATCGATACTTTCAGCAAGGAAATAATCAGCGATGGACCCTGTTGGCAATCCACAACCCTCCCCGTCTGCTTCCGAGATAATCGATCCACCTGCGAGGCCCACTCTTTGGCAGGACATGAAGAAAGCAGAGGATTGGTGGGCCATTTGGTGTGGCGGCTTGCTACTGGCGGTCTCTCTGTTGGCGGTGTTGGTCAACCGCCCGGCCATCCCACCGGCCGCTGACGAGTCTGTCAAACTGGAAAACCCACTGGCCCAGTGGATTAAACTACCCGGGAAATGGACAGACAATCCACTGGATTCGTTCTACCAGGCTGGCGTGGACGGAGCCGCTGCCGTAAACCAAGTGCCAGGAATTCTGGGCGCTTTTGTGATCTTGGCTGTGCTATTCGGCGGTGCAGCGTGGGGACGGGGCAAGTCGGCAATCGGCTTCCTGGCTGCCTTTCCCGTCGTTTTCCTGCTTGCCGTCTTTGCGTATGCAATGGCATCCCAGAGCGTGATCAAGGCGTACAACCTCGAATACGCACTTTGGGCGTTACTCGTCGGGCTGATCATCAGCAACACGGTTGGCACCCCCAAATTTTTGAGACCGGCCGTCTTAACGGAGTTCTTTATCAAATCAGGCCTGGTGCTCCTGGGTGCCGAGGTGCTGATGTCCAAGCTCCTAGCACTGGGTTTACCAGGGGTATTTGTGGCTTGGATCGTGACTCCCATCGTACTGATTTCGACTTACATTTTTGGGCAAAAAGTACTTAAAATTCCTTCGCGCTCGCTCAACATGGTGATTTCCGCCGACATGTCGGTGTGCGGAGTTTCAGCGGCAATCGCAACCGCGGCGGCCTGCAAAGCCAAGAAGGAAGAGTTGTCACTGGCCATCGGTATGTCGCTCTCGTTTACGGTACTGATGATGGTCATCCAACCCGCCATTATTAAGGCGTCGGGCATGGACGAAATCTTGGGCGGAGCTTGGCTGGGCGGAACCATCGACTCCACGGGAGCAGTAGCTGCCGCGGGGGCAGTCCTGGGAGACCGCGCTTTAGAGGTGGCTGCTACCGTTAAGATGATTCAGAACATCTTGATCGGAGTAACCGCGTTTTTCGTAGCTATCTACTGGGTGACCTGTGTGGAGCGAGATCCGCAGGGGGCCCGTCCCGGCATTTCAGAGATCTGGTACCGCTTCCCAAAATTCGTTCTAGGGTTTGTCTTGATGTCGGTGCTGTTCTCGACCATCTATGCCGTGCTACCAACAGGTCCCGAAGTTGTGGATGCCGTGATCAAGGGTTCGACTAAAACGCTTCGCAGCTGGCTGTTCTGCCTTGCTTTTGTGAGTATCGGCCTCGACACCCACTTTCGCACGTTGCTGCCGCACCTCCGCGGCGGTAAGCCGCTCATTCTGTACATCTGTGGGCAGTCCCTGAACTTGCTACTCACCCTACTGATGGCATGGTTGATGTTTAGAGTTGTCTTTCGAGACATGATCGACCAATACCTGCAGTAACCCAAACTGCCGAAGCTCGCTGGAATCGGTCCCGCACTCTCCAGCGAGCTGGAAGCGGTCCTGGCAACGGAGCATGCCCTACAGAGCACGCGCGCGAACACTCAAGTGCCTCTAAGTGCGATGGTGTCCGAGGCGCTCCTCAAGAGCGTTAGCGAGCCTAAGCTCTACCCACGTACGATCCATCGCTGCACGACCTCAGCCACTTCTTCCCCCTCCAAGGTTTCATGGGCATCGAGCAAATCAGCAACTTCCGCAATTGCCTGCCACCACCACGTGTCCGAGTTCATTTTCTCCCGGAGCGCCCCACAACACTTCCCCAAGTACCGCATTTGCATATCGCGAGTTGGGAAAAGTCCATCAGTGATTGCAAGGGCGACCGCCCAATCGGATCGCCAAGCGGAAATGGTGGAAGCTCGGAGCTCTCCTCCCTGATAAAGAATCTCTGCTGCGGGCCCCGCTAAGGCTGTCAGGATTTCGCATTCCAGCAGTCGCTGCGGGGAGTAGCGAGAGTGGTCCCACTCGACTTCGATATCCCCTGCCAAGTCGGGGTATTCCAGTCGGTCCGGCTCGATGGTTACTGACAGCACTCTTCCGCCCAACAGAGTTCCCACCACTGCGTGGCCTGCTTCGTGGTAGGCTGTTTCCATGGACTTGTCCCTACCAACGATGAAGGTGTGGCGAGTTGGGCCAGCGTTAGTCTTCGCATGCCAGCCAAAACCGCCAATTTACCCGCATCAGCATGAACAACCAAGCGAGAAATCGGCGGAAGAGCGTCGATACCAGGATCGTCCGGAAAAGCAAGCGACGGAAGTTCGCAGAACGCGGGGCCAGGCAGAAAGGATGAGCTGACGCTGCGACTGGGGGTTGCTTGATTGCCCGTCAGCCTACAGAGGCCTCATCCGACCGGCCACCCGCAGGGAGAGTTGCCAGAGTGTACAAGGACACTCGCTGGACGATTCCACCCGGCCCGCCCAAACGCCCCCCGGCAATGGCAAGTTCTCGCCATCCACCAGTTCTCGCCATCCACCAGGCGATGTCCCGTTGCGCAATAACCTGAGGCAATCGACGAAAAAACGCCGCCAGCGAAACGAATTTCGACTGGCGGCGTTCAGTTTTAAGGCATCGCAGATGCCAATGAGGCGGAGGGCACGGGACTCGAACCCGCAACTGTTGCCAGCGACTGATTTCGAATCAGCTTCCTAACCATTCGGTTACCCTCCTCAGGCATTATCGACAGAAACACCTTCGCTAGCAAGGGCAGTCGTCGGGGACAGTCCCGAGGAATCCACTTTTTTTCGCCTCTATCCGTCATAGCCGGAATAGAGCCACGCATCCTCGGGTCTCTCTAACCGTGTACAGCGAATCGGCCCCTACTTATTGCGTTGAGAGGCCACCCCAATGTTGGCCGACTGGATCTTCATTCGACCTATCTGACCGCTCCATCTCAAGACGATGCTGGATCAACCATGCGTTTCTATTCCCTTGCCGCCGACGCCGTGGTAGTGCTTCACATCTCCTATGTTCTATTTGTCGTATTGGGGCTGC
Coding sequences within it:
- a CDS encoding PAS domain-containing protein: MNEAVKTAFFERCFRASADGIVLVLYAEELRIVSANPAACRFLDWENHPCFLAQQSPSELFRRLGVDPRLVESKLAESFDPPNPDSPQNFEYTIRTETMDIDLVVGGFGQEFSAVLHFRPNTQQAYWARLQTASRSAAIAYWSSSFIHEISQPIHVVQNMSDILELHQDNGTLTSSPARNSLAIMQVASQSASNCIADLKRQLIEWESQQQKVDLCDIVKQTLVAAEASLSPTLRIQTGYCSQSVVVTCDALQLQVVLVNLLSVCMHAFTSLRDRGAARDAAVLPLVSLDVKVDGQHGQIEISSDSPILLPPPILSASPAELLPSSTWGSCLSIVHANGGELVQRACPVENGQDAEYVFGFAIRFPLSTRPIDDFKIRRMVRKIWDTE
- a CDS encoding YeiH family protein codes for the protein MDPVGNPQPSPSASEIIDPPARPTLWQDMKKAEDWWAIWCGGLLLAVSLLAVLVNRPAIPPAADESVKLENPLAQWIKLPGKWTDNPLDSFYQAGVDGAAAVNQVPGILGAFVILAVLFGGAAWGRGKSAIGFLAAFPVVFLLAVFAYAMASQSVIKAYNLEYALWALLVGLIISNTVGTPKFLRPAVLTEFFIKSGLVLLGAEVLMSKLLALGLPGVFVAWIVTPIVLISTYIFGQKVLKIPSRSLNMVISADMSVCGVSAAIATAAACKAKKEELSLAIGMSLSFTVLMMVIQPAIIKASGMDEILGGAWLGGTIDSTGAVAAAGAVLGDRALEVAATVKMIQNILIGVTAFFVAIYWVTCVERDPQGARPGISEIWYRFPKFVLGFVLMSVLFSTIYAVLPTGPEVVDAVIKGSTKTLRSWLFCLAFVSIGLDTHFRTLLPHLRGGKPLILYICGQSLNLLLTLLMAWLMFRVVFRDMIDQYLQ